In Cryptomeria japonica chromosome 10, Sugi_1.0, whole genome shotgun sequence, a genomic segment contains:
- the LOC131859068 gene encoding uncharacterized protein LOC131859068: MALSTTFSGGILCTLHNPRVTTAMRHYSLLTASISHTKHSTIIVRGTQDGYAIMGSSKSVKSDSLSSIHTDNAGKASAVADSKSFKFIESLRLPEFLLPITSGESRKSFVKQAEQTIERAIFDFRFLTLLAIAGSLAGSLLCFLNGLPE; encoded by the exons ATGGCGTTGTCTACGACATTCTCAGGTGGAATTTTGTGTACTCTTCATAATCCAAGAGTGACAACTGCTATGCGACATTATTCTCTGTTAACTGCCTCAATTTCTCATACTAAACACAGTACCATTATAGTACGTGGTACTCAGGATGGTTATGCTATCATGGGATCCAGTAAAAGTGTAAAATCCGATTCTTTGTCCAGTATCCATACAGATAATGCTGGCAAGGCCTCTGCTGTGGCAGACTCTAAAAGTTTCAAGTTCATTGAAAGTCTTAGACTGCCAGAATTTCTGTTACCAATTACGTCTGGAGAATCACGCAAGAGTTTTGTTAAGCAAGCTGAACAAACAATCGAACGT GCTATTTTTGATTTCAGGTTTCTAACTCTTCTAGCCATTGCTGGATCTCTTGCAGGTTCTCTTCTTTGTTTTTTAAAT ggtctcccggaGTGA